A stretch of Apis cerana isolate GH-2021 linkage group LG1, AcerK_1.0, whole genome shotgun sequence DNA encodes these proteins:
- the LOC108003495 gene encoding histone H1 → MEDKANSGSTAVEAAENPTAPAKKPSKSKSKAQREKASHPPTSEMVNAAIKELKDRKGSSLQAIKKYIASTYKVDGEKFAPFIKRYLKSAVTSGTVVQTKGKGASGSFKLSTGKNSESSKTKKVPHPTKKSVPKKTQWVEKKTVSKKTAPAKKPATPKKAAVEKKPAPAKKSASKVAAAKPKAASEAKSMSKAKKTAKAPAAKTRTPKPKKAAAPKTVKSPAKK, encoded by the coding sequence ATGGAAGACAAAGCAAATTCTGGCAGTACTGCAGTCGAAGCTGCTGAAAATCCAACGGCTCCGGCGAAGAAACCATCAAAGAGCAAATCGAAGGCACAACGTGAGAAGGCATCTCATCCTCCAACCTCCGAGATGGTTAACGCTGCTATCAAGGAATTAAAGGATCGCAAAGGATCGTCTTTGCaggcgataaaaaaatatatcgcctCCACTTATAAAGTCGATGGGGAAAAATTTGCCCCGTTCatcaaaagatatttgaaatcCGCCGTGACATCTGGCACTGTGGTTCAAACAAAAGGCAAAGGAGCATCTGGATCTTTTAAGCTTTCTACTGGAAAGAATTCTGAGAGTTCGAAGACCAAGAAAGTTCCGCATCCAACAAAGAAATCTGTACCGAAAAAGACACAGTGGGTCGAAAAAAAGACTGTTTCTAAGAAAACTGCTCCCGCTAAGAAGCCAGCAACACCAAAGAAAGCTGCTGTCGAAAAGAAACCAGCACCAGCAAAAAAGAGCGCATCGAAGGTAGCTGCAGCGAAACCTAAAGCTGCTTCTGAAGCCAAAAGCATGTCGAAAGCTAAAAAGACTGCTAAGGCACCAGCAGCTAAAACCAGGACTCCTAAACCGAAGAAAGCTGCGGCACCAAAAACAGTCAAGTCACcagcaaaaaaataa